In Hamadaea flava, a genomic segment contains:
- a CDS encoding peroxiredoxin, whose product MAGPLDVGSVAPDFILKDQNNQEVRLSAFRGRRNVLLVFYPLAFSGTCQGELGHLRDRHGDYTDLAEVLTVSVDSAYAHKTWAIDQGYEFPLLADFWPHGAVAQAYGVFNPDKGYANRGTFIVDIDGIIRYAEMNEPGDARDPDAWLKALAAL is encoded by the coding sequence ATGGCGGGTCCGCTGGACGTGGGCTCAGTCGCGCCCGATTTCATCCTGAAAGACCAGAACAACCAGGAAGTTCGGCTTTCTGCCTTCCGGGGACGCCGTAACGTCCTGCTGGTCTTCTACCCGCTCGCCTTCAGCGGCACCTGCCAAGGCGAACTGGGCCACCTCCGGGACCGCCACGGCGACTACACCGACCTCGCCGAGGTGCTGACCGTCAGCGTCGACTCGGCGTACGCCCACAAAACCTGGGCCATCGACCAAGGCTACGAATTCCCGCTGCTCGCGGACTTCTGGCCACACGGCGCGGTGGCCCAGGCATACGGCGTGTTCAACCCCGACAAGGGGTACGCCAACCGCGGCACCTTCATCGTCGACATCGACGGCATCATCCGGTACGCCGAAATGAACGAACCCGGCGACGCCCGGGACCCAGACGCCTGGCTCAAAGCCCTCGCCGCCCTCTAG
- a CDS encoding VOC family protein, protein MTQKITPMLWFDNEAEQAAEFYVGLFPDARILEVSRYGEGMPKPAGTAMVVDFEIAGQRYQALNGGPDFKFTEAVSFVVDCADQKEVDYYWDAMTADGGEESQCGWLKDKFGLSWQIIPQQLSSLIGGPDPAGAQRATQAMFGMQKLDVQALQDAYDGKP, encoded by the coding sequence ATGACGCAGAAGATCACTCCGATGCTCTGGTTCGACAACGAAGCCGAGCAGGCGGCCGAGTTCTACGTCGGCCTGTTCCCGGACGCCCGCATCCTGGAAGTCTCCCGGTACGGCGAAGGGATGCCGAAGCCGGCCGGAACCGCCATGGTGGTGGACTTCGAGATCGCGGGTCAGCGCTACCAGGCCCTCAACGGCGGCCCGGACTTCAAGTTCACCGAAGCCGTCTCGTTCGTGGTCGACTGCGCCGACCAGAAGGAAGTCGACTACTACTGGGACGCCATGACCGCCGACGGCGGCGAGGAGAGCCAGTGCGGCTGGCTCAAGGACAAGTTCGGCCTCTCCTGGCAGATCATCCCGCAGCAGCTCAGCAGCCTCATCGGCGGACCCGACCCAGCCGGGGCGCAGCGGGCCACCCAGGCCATGTTCGGCATGCAGAAGCTGGACGTCCAGGCGCTGCAGGATGCGTACGACGGCAAGCCCTGA
- a CDS encoding OsmC family protein, producing the protein MADETFRSIEIERTSVGKYTARNVRGGEISVGQGGDDPNFTPVELLLTAIAGCTAIDVDLVVSRRGEPVEFRVRGTGDKIRDETGGNRMTNLAVEFTVSFPEGPAGDAAREMLPRLVKMSHDRLCTVSRTVELGSEVTTTIDYHPPTPE; encoded by the coding sequence GTGGCAGACGAGACCTTCCGCTCGATCGAGATCGAGCGCACCAGCGTGGGCAAGTACACCGCTCGCAACGTCCGAGGCGGCGAGATCAGCGTCGGCCAAGGCGGCGACGACCCCAACTTCACCCCGGTCGAGCTGCTGCTCACCGCCATCGCCGGCTGCACGGCGATCGACGTGGACCTCGTCGTCAGCCGCCGGGGCGAGCCCGTCGAATTCCGCGTACGCGGCACCGGCGACAAGATCCGCGACGAGACCGGCGGCAACCGCATGACGAACCTCGCCGTCGAGTTCACGGTGAGCTTCCCCGAAGGCCCCGCCGGCGACGCCGCCCGAGAGATGCTGCCGCGCCTGGTCAAGATGTCCCACGACCGGCTCTGCACGGTCTCGCGCACCGTGGAACTGGGCTCAGAAGTCACCACGACGATCGACTACCACCCGCCCACCCCAGAATAG
- a CDS encoding YbhB/YbcL family Raf kinase inhibitor-like protein has product MRGRARRVCSTLAAGLLMTALAPAIPAAAAPTRFEAEDAPAVCDGTIDSNWTGFSGTGFCNTANAVGGSVTWTVSSPNAGTAVLSLRYANGTTTDRPADVLVNGTAAASAVSFAGTGAWTTWVTKTVSVPVVAGTNTIKLAATTANGDANIDYLEFEAPPSFTDYQAEDAVIMSGVVESNHTGYTGSGFVNGDNAVGSGVEWTVGVPSAGIYPVTLRYSNGTTVDRPMDVSVNGTVAAPGISFPSTTDWDTWADRTVSLSLTAGTNKIKAAATTVNGGPNLDRLRVTAPADTQPPTAPANLRVVGEVRPYGVDLAWDAATDNVGVAQYKVYNGGNIVQVVGGNITTATLALTPNTTYVITVLAYDAVGNASQASNNVPITTPPSDDTTPPSQPSGVRTTNVAATSVSLAWTASTDDIGVTGYHVFKDGVQFATVPDLTATADSLTPSTTYVFSVEAFDANGNVSARSAGLSVTTTAGGTGGTGGDPVLDRTVNAAMDLPWGIGFLPDGTALVAERDRFEIVKVTSAGQRTVIGKITEAVTTSGEGGLLGLAVSPTFASDHYVYVMHTAASDNRVVRFKYENGAIGAREALVTGIAKNRFHNGGRIKFGPDGYLYITTGDAQDGTKAQNLSSLNGKILRVTPTGAAAPGNPFGTRVYSYGHRNPQGLAWDSAGRLWESEFGDSTFDELNLIKPGANYGWPTCEGSCSTSGMTNPVRTWDVASASPSGLEIVNDWIYMAAVRGGRLWVMHITGSTTDTPRAFFNGTWGRLRTIVKTPDGGLWLTSTNNDKDGGTPSTLDNVIVRLKFATPPFALTSTAFANNGSIPTKYTCQQDGVSGNDISPPMSWGPGTTAAKSYAIVLIDTANSNKHWVIWDLPASRTFLPEGLGLGFSVPGISGAKQKGMSTGDKALQYFGPCPGGTSHLYEFRLYALNVATLPGVDSSSSVAAVETAILANDIATTKLAGNSAAHT; this is encoded by the coding sequence ATGCGCGGAAGAGCGCGGCGCGTGTGCAGCACCCTGGCCGCCGGACTACTGATGACGGCGCTGGCCCCGGCTATTCCGGCCGCTGCGGCCCCGACCCGATTCGAGGCGGAGGACGCCCCCGCCGTCTGCGACGGCACGATCGACTCGAACTGGACCGGGTTCTCCGGAACCGGGTTCTGCAACACCGCCAACGCCGTCGGCGGCTCGGTGACCTGGACGGTCAGCTCGCCCAACGCGGGCACGGCCGTCCTGAGCCTCCGGTACGCCAACGGCACCACCACCGATCGCCCGGCGGACGTCCTCGTCAACGGCACGGCCGCGGCGTCGGCGGTGTCCTTCGCGGGCACCGGCGCCTGGACCACCTGGGTCACCAAGACCGTCAGTGTGCCGGTCGTGGCGGGCACCAACACGATCAAACTGGCCGCCACCACGGCCAACGGCGACGCGAACATCGACTACCTGGAGTTCGAGGCGCCGCCGAGCTTCACCGACTATCAGGCCGAGGACGCCGTCATCATGTCGGGCGTCGTCGAGTCCAACCACACCGGATACACCGGTAGCGGATTCGTCAACGGCGACAACGCCGTCGGCTCCGGCGTCGAATGGACGGTCGGCGTACCGTCGGCGGGGATCTATCCGGTGACCCTGCGGTACTCCAACGGGACCACCGTGGACCGGCCGATGGACGTCAGCGTCAACGGAACGGTCGCCGCCCCGGGGATCAGCTTCCCGAGCACCACGGACTGGGACACCTGGGCCGACCGCACGGTCAGCCTCAGCCTGACCGCCGGCACCAACAAGATCAAAGCCGCCGCGACGACCGTCAACGGCGGGCCCAACCTCGACCGCCTCCGGGTGACCGCGCCCGCCGACACGCAGCCGCCAACCGCGCCGGCGAACCTGCGTGTGGTCGGCGAGGTCCGTCCCTACGGCGTCGACCTGGCCTGGGACGCGGCCACGGACAACGTGGGCGTCGCGCAGTACAAGGTCTACAACGGCGGCAACATCGTCCAGGTGGTCGGCGGGAACATCACGACGGCCACGCTCGCCCTGACGCCCAACACGACCTACGTCATCACCGTGCTGGCGTACGACGCGGTGGGCAACGCTTCGCAGGCGAGCAACAACGTGCCCATCACGACGCCGCCCAGCGACGACACCACTCCCCCAAGCCAACCCAGCGGTGTGCGTACCACTAATGTGGCCGCGACCAGCGTGAGCCTGGCCTGGACCGCGTCGACCGACGACATCGGCGTCACGGGTTATCACGTGTTCAAAGACGGCGTGCAGTTCGCGACGGTGCCGGATCTGACGGCGACCGCCGATTCCCTTACCCCGAGCACGACGTACGTGTTCTCGGTCGAGGCTTTCGACGCGAACGGCAACGTGTCCGCGCGCAGCGCCGGACTGTCGGTGACGACCACCGCGGGCGGAACCGGCGGCACGGGCGGCGACCCGGTCCTGGACCGCACCGTGAACGCGGCGATGGATCTGCCGTGGGGCATCGGCTTCCTGCCGGACGGCACCGCGCTCGTCGCCGAACGGGATCGGTTCGAGATCGTCAAGGTGACCTCGGCCGGGCAGCGCACGGTCATCGGCAAGATCACCGAGGCGGTCACCACCAGCGGCGAAGGCGGCCTGCTCGGACTGGCTGTCTCGCCGACCTTCGCCAGCGACCACTACGTCTACGTCATGCACACCGCGGCGTCGGACAACCGGGTCGTCCGGTTCAAGTACGAGAACGGCGCCATCGGTGCCCGCGAGGCGCTGGTGACCGGCATCGCGAAGAACCGGTTCCACAATGGCGGCCGCATCAAGTTCGGGCCGGACGGCTACCTCTACATCACCACCGGCGACGCCCAGGACGGGACGAAGGCGCAGAACCTCAGCTCCCTCAACGGCAAGATCCTGCGCGTCACCCCGACCGGCGCCGCCGCGCCCGGCAACCCGTTCGGCACCCGGGTCTACAGCTACGGCCACCGCAACCCGCAGGGCCTGGCCTGGGACTCGGCCGGACGGCTCTGGGAGTCGGAGTTCGGCGACAGCACGTTCGACGAGCTCAACCTGATCAAACCCGGCGCCAACTACGGCTGGCCGACCTGCGAGGGCAGCTGCAGCACCAGCGGCATGACCAATCCGGTACGCACCTGGGACGTCGCCTCGGCGTCGCCGAGTGGCCTGGAGATCGTCAACGACTGGATCTACATGGCCGCCGTACGCGGCGGACGGCTGTGGGTCATGCACATCACCGGCTCCACCACCGACACGCCCCGGGCGTTCTTCAACGGCACCTGGGGCCGGCTGCGGACCATCGTCAAGACGCCCGACGGCGGGCTGTGGCTGACCTCGACCAACAACGACAAGGACGGCGGTACGCCGAGCACACTGGACAACGTCATCGTGCGGCTGAAATTCGCCACGCCGCCGTTCGCGCTGACCAGCACGGCCTTCGCCAACAACGGTTCGATCCCGACGAAGTACACCTGTCAGCAGGACGGTGTGTCGGGCAATGACATCTCACCCCCGATGTCCTGGGGACCGGGGACGACCGCCGCCAAGAGCTACGCGATCGTCCTGATCGACACGGCCAACAGCAACAAGCACTGGGTGATCTGGGACCTCCCGGCATCGCGTACGTTCCTGCCCGAAGGACTCGGGCTCGGCTTCAGCGTCCCAGGGATCTCCGGGGCCAAACAGAAGGGCATGAGCACCGGCGACAAGGCGCTCCAGTACTTCGGGCCCTGCCCGGGCGGCACCAGCCACCTCTACGAATTCCGGCTGTACGCCCTGAACGTCGCGACGCTGCCCGGGGTGGACTCGTCCTCCTCGGTGGCCGCGGTGGAGACGGCGATCCTCGCCAACGACATCGCCACGACCAAGCTCGCCGGGAACTCGGCGGCCCACACCTGA
- a CDS encoding discoidin domain-containing protein: protein MAVALAWAAPVTPAAAAGGPNLSLGKSASASSTNDVYAASNLNDGNQATYWESANNAFPQWGQIDLGTATSVDQIKLKLPTGWGARTQTLSVQGSTDGSSFATIVASAGHTFDPASSNTVTINFGATSTRYVRVTITANTGWSAGQLSELEVYGVASSSSNLASGKTMTESGHNQNYAAANANDGNQSTYWESANSSFPQWLQVDLGSAVSVNKIVLKLPTGWEARTQTIEVQSGTVAGSLTSLLAATGYAFTPSGNTVTITFNATTARYLRLVVTANTVWPAAQIAEFEVYGPSTGDTQAPTAPGSLAYTEPATGQIKLTWAAATDNVGVTAYDVFGNGTLLTSVGGTTLTYTDTQSASATVSYFVRARDAAGNQSGNSNTVTRTGQSGDTTPPSAPTSLAYTQPASGQIKLTWAAASDNIGVTGYDVYANGSVRASVNGSTLTYTDSQADTATVSYYVIAKDAAGNQSAASNTVTRTGSGTGANLAAGKPITASSTVFTFVAANADDNDVTTYWEGAGGAYPSTLTVQLGANAAVSSIVVKLNPDAAWATRTQTFEVLGREQSASGFSTIKASASYTFNPSSGGNTVTIPVSATVADVQLKFTANSGAPNGQVAEFQVIGTPAPNPDLTLTGVSWSPASPIETDAVTLSATVKNSGTAASPASNVNFYLGTTKVGTATVGALAVNGTATVTANIGAKDAGTYAVSAKVDEANTVVELNDANNAYASSTNLVVAPVATSDLLPGAVSWSPGNPSAGNTVTFSVSIKNQGSIASASGAHGITVTVKDASGATITTKTGSYSGTIAAGATTSPVSLGTWTAVNGKYTVTTTIAVDANELAVKQGNNTSTTSFFVGRGANLPYDMYEAEDGTTGGGATVIGPNRTIGDLAGEASGRKAVTLGSTGSYVQWTTKNPTNTLVTRFSMPDSSGGGGQTSSLSIYVDGVFHKSIPLTSRYAWLYGAEAGPGNSPGSGSPRHIYDEANIMLDTTVAAGHTIRLQKDSGNPLTYTIDFVNLEQVSALANPDPAKYAVPNGFTHQDVQSALDRVRMDTTGTLVGVYLPAGTYETAQKFQISGKAVQVVGAGIWYTRFQTPQGQENTDAGFAVQSTANGSSFKHLAFFGNYTSRIDGPGKVWGELKDVSNLTIDDVWVEHTVCMYWGVHNDHVTIKNARIRDTFADGVNFTSDSTALSVSNSEGRSNGDDAFALFSAIDGGGSVGNHGNVFENLSATLTWRAAGLAVYGGYDNVFRNLYIADMLTYSGITVSSLDFGYPFVGFGSSPPTQFQSISLVRAGGHFWGAQTFGAIWCFAASKQFRGIRFSDIDIVDPTYSGIMFQSKYPEAQPITDTTFTNVSISGAQRSGDAYDAKSGFGIWVNEMPESGQGPAVGSATFTNLTFSNNYQNIKNTTTTFTLTIN from the coding sequence ATGGCCGTCGCGCTGGCCTGGGCCGCGCCGGTCACACCGGCCGCGGCGGCGGGCGGCCCCAACCTGTCGCTGGGCAAGTCCGCCTCGGCGAGCAGCACGAACGACGTCTACGCGGCGTCCAACCTGAACGACGGCAACCAGGCGACCTACTGGGAGAGCGCGAACAACGCGTTCCCGCAGTGGGGGCAGATCGATCTCGGCACCGCGACCAGCGTCGACCAGATCAAGCTGAAGCTCCCGACGGGGTGGGGGGCGCGTACCCAGACGCTGTCGGTGCAGGGGAGCACCGACGGTTCGTCGTTCGCCACGATCGTGGCCTCGGCCGGTCACACGTTCGACCCCGCGTCGAGCAACACGGTGACGATCAATTTCGGGGCGACGTCCACCCGGTACGTCCGGGTGACCATCACCGCCAACACCGGCTGGTCCGCCGGTCAGCTGTCCGAGCTGGAGGTCTACGGCGTCGCGTCCAGCTCGTCGAACCTGGCCTCGGGTAAGACGATGACGGAGAGCGGCCACAACCAGAACTACGCGGCGGCCAACGCCAACGACGGGAACCAGTCGACCTACTGGGAGAGCGCCAACAGCTCGTTCCCGCAGTGGTTGCAGGTCGACCTCGGATCGGCGGTGAGCGTCAACAAGATCGTGCTGAAGCTGCCCACCGGCTGGGAGGCGCGTACGCAGACGATCGAGGTGCAGTCGGGCACCGTCGCCGGCAGCCTGACCAGCCTCCTCGCGGCGACCGGGTACGCCTTCACGCCGAGCGGCAACACGGTGACGATCACGTTCAACGCCACGACCGCCCGCTATCTGCGCCTGGTGGTCACGGCGAACACGGTGTGGCCGGCCGCGCAGATCGCGGAGTTCGAGGTCTACGGACCGTCCACCGGGGACACCCAGGCGCCGACCGCGCCGGGGAGCCTCGCGTACACCGAACCGGCCACCGGGCAGATCAAGCTGACCTGGGCGGCGGCCACGGACAACGTCGGCGTCACGGCGTACGACGTGTTCGGAAACGGCACGCTGCTGACCAGCGTCGGCGGCACCACCCTGACCTACACGGACACCCAGTCGGCCAGTGCCACCGTCAGCTACTTCGTCCGGGCGCGCGACGCCGCCGGCAACCAGTCCGGCAACAGCAACACCGTGACGCGTACGGGGCAGAGCGGGGACACCACGCCGCCGAGCGCGCCGACGAGTCTCGCGTACACCCAGCCGGCCTCGGGCCAGATCAAGCTGACCTGGGCGGCGGCGAGCGACAACATCGGCGTCACCGGCTACGACGTGTACGCCAACGGCAGCGTCCGGGCCTCGGTGAACGGGTCGACGCTGACCTATACGGACAGTCAGGCCGACACGGCGACCGTCTCCTACTACGTCATCGCCAAGGACGCGGCGGGCAACCAGTCCGCGGCGAGCAACACGGTGACGCGTACCGGCAGCGGCACGGGTGCCAACCTGGCGGCGGGCAAGCCGATCACCGCCTCCAGCACGGTGTTCACCTTCGTCGCGGCCAACGCCGACGACAACGACGTCACCACCTACTGGGAGGGGGCCGGCGGGGCGTACCCGAGCACGCTGACCGTGCAGCTCGGGGCGAACGCGGCGGTCAGCTCGATCGTCGTCAAGCTGAACCCCGACGCGGCCTGGGCCACCCGTACGCAGACCTTCGAGGTGCTGGGCCGCGAGCAGAGCGCGAGCGGATTCAGCACGATCAAGGCGTCGGCGAGCTACACCTTCAACCCGTCGTCCGGCGGCAACACGGTGACGATCCCGGTCTCCGCGACCGTCGCCGACGTGCAGCTCAAGTTCACGGCCAACTCGGGCGCACCGAACGGGCAGGTGGCCGAGTTCCAGGTGATCGGAACCCCGGCGCCGAACCCGGACCTCACCCTCACGGGCGTCTCGTGGAGCCCGGCGTCGCCGATCGAGACGGACGCGGTCACCCTGTCCGCGACGGTGAAGAACAGCGGCACGGCGGCCTCCCCGGCGTCGAACGTGAACTTCTACCTCGGCACTACCAAGGTGGGCACGGCGACCGTCGGCGCACTGGCGGTCAACGGCACGGCCACCGTCACCGCGAACATCGGTGCCAAGGACGCGGGCACGTACGCCGTCTCGGCGAAGGTGGACGAGGCGAACACCGTCGTCGAACTGAACGACGCCAACAACGCGTACGCGTCCTCGACGAACCTGGTCGTGGCACCGGTCGCGACGTCGGACCTGCTGCCGGGGGCGGTCTCCTGGTCGCCGGGCAACCCGTCGGCGGGCAACACCGTGACGTTCTCGGTGTCGATCAAGAACCAGGGCAGCATCGCCTCGGCGAGCGGCGCTCACGGCATCACGGTGACCGTGAAGGACGCGAGCGGCGCGACGATCACGACCAAGACCGGTTCCTACTCGGGCACGATCGCGGCCGGGGCGACCACCAGCCCGGTCAGCCTCGGCACGTGGACCGCGGTGAACGGCAAGTACACCGTGACCACCACGATCGCGGTGGACGCCAACGAGCTGGCCGTCAAACAGGGCAACAACACCAGCACGACGTCCTTCTTCGTCGGCCGCGGGGCGAACCTGCCCTATGACATGTACGAGGCCGAGGACGGCACGACCGGCGGTGGCGCGACGGTGATCGGTCCTAACCGGACGATCGGCGATCTCGCCGGTGAGGCTTCCGGGCGCAAGGCCGTGACCCTCGGCAGTACCGGCTCGTACGTGCAGTGGACCACCAAGAACCCGACGAACACCCTGGTGACCCGGTTCTCGATGCCGGACTCGTCGGGCGGCGGCGGGCAGACGTCGTCGCTGAGCATCTACGTCGACGGGGTGTTCCACAAGTCGATCCCGCTGACCTCGCGCTACGCCTGGCTCTACGGCGCGGAGGCCGGCCCCGGCAACTCGCCGGGCTCGGGCAGCCCGCGGCACATCTACGACGAGGCCAACATCATGTTGGACACGACGGTGGCGGCCGGGCACACCATCCGGCTGCAGAAGGATTCGGGCAACCCGCTGACCTACACGATCGACTTCGTCAACCTGGAGCAGGTCTCCGCGTTGGCGAACCCCGATCCGGCCAAGTACGCCGTCCCGAACGGCTTCACGCACCAGGATGTGCAGAGCGCCCTGGACCGGGTGCGGATGGACACGACGGGCACCCTCGTCGGCGTCTACCTGCCGGCCGGCACCTACGAGACGGCACAGAAGTTCCAGATCTCCGGCAAGGCCGTCCAGGTGGTCGGCGCGGGCATCTGGTACACCCGATTCCAGACGCCGCAGGGCCAGGAGAACACCGACGCCGGATTCGCGGTGCAGAGCACGGCCAACGGCTCGTCCTTCAAGCACCTGGCCTTCTTCGGCAACTACACGTCGCGGATCGACGGTCCCGGCAAGGTCTGGGGCGAGCTGAAGGACGTCTCCAACCTGACCATCGACGACGTCTGGGTGGAGCACACAGTCTGCATGTACTGGGGCGTCCACAACGACCACGTCACCATCAAGAACGCGCGCATCCGCGACACGTTCGCCGACGGGGTCAACTTCACCAGCGACAGCACCGCGCTGTCGGTGAGCAACAGTGAGGGCCGGTCCAACGGCGACGACGCGTTCGCGCTGTTCTCGGCGATTGACGGCGGCGGCAGCGTCGGCAACCACGGCAACGTCTTCGAGAACCTCTCGGCGACGCTGACCTGGCGCGCGGCGGGCCTGGCCGTCTACGGCGGGTACGACAACGTCTTCCGCAACCTCTACATCGCGGACATGCTGACGTACTCCGGCATCACGGTCAGCTCGCTCGACTTCGGCTATCCGTTCGTCGGCTTCGGCTCGTCGCCGCCCACCCAGTTCCAGAGCATCAGCCTGGTACGCGCGGGCGGGCACTTCTGGGGCGCTCAGACCTTCGGGGCGATCTGGTGCTTCGCGGCGTCGAAGCAGTTCCGTGGCATCCGGTTCAGCGACATCGACATCGTGGACCCGACCTACTCGGGCATCATGTTCCAGTCGAAGTACCCGGAGGCCCAGCCGATCACGGACACCACGTTCACCAACGTCTCGATCAGCGGCGCGCAGCGCAGCGGCGACGCCTACGACGCCAAGTCGGGCTTCGGGATCTGGGTGAACGAGATGCCGGAGTCGGGCCAGGGTCCGGCGGTCGGGTCGGCCACCTTCACCAACCTCACGTTCAGCAACAACTACCAGAACATCAAGAACACCACGACCACGTTCACCCTCACGATCAACTGA
- a CDS encoding aminoacyl-tRNA deacylase, translated as MSNPALDALAAAELEHRLIQHGPVRSLAEAATARGVEIPDVVKTIVVRRGDDDYLFALVPGDRVISWPKLRALLGVSRLSMPDAATAKEATGYERGTITPFGSAKPWPVIADERLRGRTITLGAGEHGIAVAVSADAAVEALDAAYADVTDPEAAQ; from the coding sequence ATGAGCAATCCTGCGCTCGACGCGCTCGCCGCCGCCGAACTGGAACACCGGCTGATCCAGCACGGGCCCGTCCGGAGTCTGGCAGAGGCGGCCACCGCGCGCGGCGTGGAGATCCCGGACGTCGTGAAGACGATCGTGGTCCGCCGGGGTGACGACGATTACCTGTTCGCCCTGGTTCCTGGAGATCGGGTGATCTCTTGGCCGAAGCTGCGGGCGCTGCTGGGCGTCAGCCGGCTGTCCATGCCGGACGCGGCGACCGCCAAGGAGGCGACCGGATACGAGCGCGGGACGATCACCCCGTTCGGCTCGGCCAAGCCTTGGCCCGTGATCGCCGACGAGCGGCTGCGCGGCCGGACGATCACGCTCGGCGCGGGCGAGCACGGCATCGCCGTGGCGGTCTCCGCCGACGCGGCGGTCGAGGCCCTCGACGCGGCGTACGCCGATGTCACCGACCCGGAGGCCGCTCAGTAG
- a CDS encoding TetR/AcrR family transcriptional regulator encodes MPPARADHDARREDVSAAVWRVLAEHGFPGLTLRAVAAALGASTGLVTHYFAGKRELVAHALDILEIRTAQRTRLAAPAPGLPALRTHIRNILPLTPDGLAMNRIWVSSWDVALADLDLFAAQTRRYERIRTALRESIVEAYRRGELPPGDPDEVAATALAFTHGLVVQALFDPDRFPADRQTRLADDFLARLAQPIG; translated from the coding sequence ATGCCTCCCGCCCGCGCTGATCATGACGCCCGTCGCGAAGACGTCTCGGCCGCCGTCTGGCGGGTCCTGGCCGAGCACGGCTTCCCGGGACTCACCCTCCGCGCGGTGGCGGCGGCACTCGGGGCGTCGACCGGACTCGTCACCCACTACTTCGCGGGCAAGCGCGAGCTGGTCGCCCACGCCCTCGACATCTTGGAGATACGCACAGCGCAGCGCACGAGATTGGCGGCCCCGGCACCGGGGCTGCCCGCACTGCGTACGCACATCCGCAACATCCTGCCGCTGACCCCGGACGGGCTGGCGATGAACCGGATCTGGGTGAGTTCCTGGGACGTGGCCCTGGCCGATCTGGACCTGTTCGCTGCCCAGACCCGGCGCTACGAAAGGATTCGAACGGCGCTGCGGGAGTCCATCGTGGAGGCTTACCGGCGGGGCGAACTGCCGCCCGGCGATCCCGACGAGGTGGCCGCGACGGCACTGGCGTTCACGCACGGGCTGGTCGTGCAGGCGCTCTTCGATCCGGACCGGTTTCCGGCCGACCGGCAGACCCGGCTGGCCGATGACTTCCTCGCCCGGCTCGCCCAGCCGATAGGCTGA
- a CDS encoding helical backbone metal receptor produces MRDDLDRDVDLPHPPRRVVSLVPSLTEAVAMTLPGILAGATDYCTHPAGLDLPRVGGTKYPSVDRLLELRPDLVLANVEENREEDVAALGAAGVPVWVTYPRDLDAAFASLSRLLAALGADRPAWLADAEVAWTAPPPDRTTRAVIPVWRKPWVVLGSGTFAGDLLRRLGIVNVFGDDPERYPRPSLELIRAREPELAILPDEPYAFTATDGPEFFAPTPSVLLSGRHLTWYGPSLAEARTVLLTALASGRRPS; encoded by the coding sequence GTGAGGGACGATCTCGATCGCGACGTCGACCTGCCCCATCCGCCCCGGCGCGTGGTTTCGCTCGTCCCGTCGCTGACGGAGGCGGTCGCCATGACGCTGCCGGGCATCCTGGCCGGCGCGACGGACTACTGCACCCATCCCGCCGGGCTCGACCTGCCCCGGGTCGGCGGCACGAAGTACCCGTCGGTCGATCGCCTCCTCGAACTGCGGCCCGACCTGGTCCTGGCCAACGTCGAGGAGAACCGGGAGGAGGACGTCGCGGCGCTCGGGGCGGCCGGCGTACCGGTGTGGGTGACCTATCCGCGCGACCTCGACGCCGCCTTCGCCTCCCTGTCCCGCCTGCTGGCCGCGCTGGGCGCGGACCGGCCGGCGTGGCTGGCGGACGCCGAGGTCGCATGGACCGCGCCACCCCCGGACCGGACCACTCGGGCGGTGATTCCGGTCTGGCGCAAGCCCTGGGTGGTCCTCGGCAGCGGCACGTTCGCCGGGGACCTGTTACGACGGCTGGGGATCGTCAACGTGTTCGGCGACGATCCGGAGCGCTATCCGCGCCCGTCGCTGGAACTGATCCGGGCGCGGGAACCCGAGCTGGCCATCCTGCCGGACGAGCCGTACGCCTTCACCGCGACCGACGGCCCGGAGTTCTTCGCGCCGACTCCGTCGGTGCTCCTCTCCGGGCGCCATCTGACCTGGTACGGCCCGAGTCTGGCGGAGGCCCGCACGGTCCTGCTCACGGCGTTGGCGTCCGGTCGTCGTCCCAGCTGA
- a CDS encoding DUF4383 domain-containing protein, which produces MQTVAGLFGAVFLLVGVLGFIPGITTNYGDMTFAGHDSGAELLGIFQVSVLHNIVHLLFGVAGLLMARTLSGARIFLIGGGAIYLVLWLYGLIVDSGGDANFVPLNTADNWLHFGLGVAMIAFGLALMPRRGITGRRSG; this is translated from the coding sequence ATGCAGACCGTGGCCGGCCTCTTCGGGGCGGTCTTCCTGCTGGTCGGCGTCCTCGGGTTCATCCCGGGCATCACCACCAACTACGGGGACATGACCTTCGCCGGACACGACTCCGGCGCGGAGTTGCTCGGGATCTTCCAGGTCTCGGTGCTGCACAACATCGTCCACCTGCTGTTCGGCGTGGCCGGGCTGCTGATGGCGCGTACGCTCAGCGGCGCCCGGATCTTCCTGATCGGCGGCGGCGCGATCTACCTCGTGCTGTGGCTCTACGGGCTGATCGTGGACTCGGGCGGCGACGCCAACTTCGTTCCGCTGAACACCGCGGACAACTGGCTGCACTTCGGCCTCGGCGTCGCGATGATCGCGTTCGGCCTGGCCCTCATGCCCCGGAGGGGGATCACGGGCCGCCGCTCGGGCTGA